From Chryseobacterium sp. IHB B 17019, one genomic window encodes:
- a CDS encoding CCA tRNA nucleotidyltransferase, producing the protein MFINLNQNKNLKLFKIISEVAAGNNQSVYVVGGYVRDLLMKRKASTDIDFVTEQSGIELAQNVAKEIDPKMKVSVFKTYGTAMIKYKDLELEFVGARKESYNENSRKPDVEGGTIEDDQKRRDFTINAMAISLNKDNFGELIDPFNGIDDLEKGILRTPLEPAQTYSDDPLRMMRAIRFASTLQFQIEENSLEAIRKEAERIKIVSMERIMVEFNKIMLSQKPSIGLKLMEQTGLMKLIIPELIDLKGVEEVEGQTHKDNFYHTLEVVDNISENTDNLWLRWSALLHDIGKAPTKKFVEGTGWTFHGHEFLGSKMTKNLFQRLKLPLGPDMKYVQKMVKLSSRPIALITDDASDSALRRLLFDAGENLEDLFTLCKADITTKNSKKQEKFKKNFEYVAVKIKEVEEKDQVRNFQPPISGEEIMEMFNLKPGREIGILKEKVKEAILEGEIGNDKEEARKFVIVEAEKLGLTLA; encoded by the coding sequence ATGTTCATCAATCTTAATCAAAATAAAAATCTAAAGCTTTTCAAAATAATTTCTGAAGTCGCGGCTGGAAATAATCAGTCGGTGTATGTTGTTGGCGGTTATGTCCGGGATTTGTTGATGAAGAGAAAAGCTTCTACGGATATTGATTTTGTAACTGAACAAAGCGGAATTGAACTTGCCCAAAACGTAGCCAAAGAAATCGATCCGAAAATGAAAGTTTCCGTTTTTAAAACCTATGGAACGGCGATGATTAAATACAAAGATCTGGAACTGGAATTTGTAGGTGCCAGAAAGGAGAGCTACAACGAAAACAGCAGAAAACCGGATGTAGAAGGCGGAACGATTGAAGACGATCAGAAAAGAAGGGATTTTACCATTAATGCAATGGCAATTTCTTTAAATAAAGATAATTTTGGTGAATTAATAGACCCTTTCAACGGAATTGATGACCTTGAAAAAGGGATTTTAAGAACGCCTTTGGAACCGGCTCAAACGTATTCTGATGATCCGTTGAGAATGATGAGAGCGATTCGTTTTGCATCGACTTTACAGTTTCAGATTGAAGAAAATTCTTTGGAAGCGATTCGTAAGGAAGCTGAAAGAATTAAGATTGTTTCAATGGAAAGAATTATGGTTGAGTTTAATAAAATCATGCTTTCCCAAAAACCTTCAATTGGATTAAAATTAATGGAACAAACAGGTTTAATGAAATTAATTATTCCTGAATTAATCGATCTTAAAGGAGTAGAAGAGGTGGAAGGACAAACCCATAAAGACAACTTTTATCATACTTTGGAAGTGGTAGACAATATCTCCGAAAACACGGATAACCTATGGCTTCGTTGGTCCGCACTCCTTCACGACATCGGAAAAGCTCCGACAAAAAAGTTTGTTGAAGGTACAGGCTGGACTTTTCACGGACACGAGTTTTTAGGCTCAAAAATGACAAAAAACCTTTTTCAGAGACTGAAATTACCGTTGGGTCCGGACATGAAGTACGTTCAGAAAATGGTAAAGCTTTCATCGCGTCCAATCGCTTTGATTACAGACGATGCCTCAGATTCTGCTTTGAGAAGATTGCTGTTTGATGCCGGAGAAAATCTTGAGGATTTATTTACTCTTTGCAAAGCTGATATCACGACAAAAAACTCCAAAAAACAGGAAAAATTCAAGAAAAACTTTGAATATGTTGCGGTAAAAATCAAGGAGGTTGAAGAAAAAGATCAGGTAAGGAATTTCCAACCGCCTATTTCCGGTGAAGAAATTATGGAGATGTTTAATCTTAAGCCTGGAAGGGAAATCGGTATTTTAAAGGAAAAAGTAAAAGAAGCTATTCTGGAAGGAGAGATTGGAAATGATAAGGAAGAAGCAAGAAAATTTGTGATTGTAGAAGCGGAAAAGCTTGGACTGACTTTAGCATAA